The stretch of DNA GGACCTGCTTGGACAAGGGTTACATCTATCCATTGTCCGTCCTGCGTAAATATTCGTGTCATTCCTAATTTTTTACCCAGAATTCCCGTTGCCATTCTTGGGATATCCTTACTATTAATCGTTAATTAGTTTTCATTTACTGTTTAACTTCCACATCTACACCGGGCGGTAAAGCCAGTTTAGTAAGTTCTTCTACTGTGGCTTGTCCCGGATTAATTATGTCTATAAGTCTTTTGTGAACACGCATTTCAAACTGTTCTCTTGACTTTTTATCCACATGCGGACTGCGATTTACCGTGTATTTATGCATTTCCATCGGTAAAGGCACAGGACCACGAACAGCGGCGCCTGTCTTCTTCGCAACAATCACAATCGCCTTTGCAGACTGGTCTAACAGTCTGTGGTCGTATGCCTTTAACTTAATTCTTAACCGAATGCTCACTTTATCTCTCCTTTAACAGCGTAATTACTCTATAATTTTACTGACGACGCCAGCACCTACGGTCCGTCCACCTTCGCG from Candidatus Hydrogenedens sp. encodes:
- the rpsJ gene encoding 30S ribosomal protein S10; the encoded protein is MSIRLRIKLKAYDHRLLDQSAKAIVIVAKKTGAAVRGPVPLPMEMHKYTVNRSPHVDKKSREQFEMRVHKRLIDIINPGQATVEELTKLALPPGVDVEVKQ